A region of the Mycobacterium sp. NBC_00419 genome:
CTGGAAGTAGATCTCGAGCTGGTAGTTGCCATAGGGCTGGGTCATGCGGGTGCCTCGTTTCAGCCGACGTCGGCGACCAGGTCGGCCACCCGACGCAGCTGGTCGATGTCGGTACTGGTGGGGATGAGGTGCACCTCGGTGGTGCCGATCGCGGCGAACCCCTTCAGCGTCGCGACGAGTTCCTCGTCGGTGCCGGCCCAGCCGGTGGTGGGGGCCATCGCGTCGACGTACTCGGCCGGTATCCAGTTCATGTAGTGCCGAAGGTGCTTGTGCACCTGGGCGCGCGGCGCATCTCCCTGCCCGAGGGCGAACCAGAACGATGTCGCCAGGTGGGGTTCGGGCTTGCCCTGTTGAGCCCACGCGGTGCGGGCGACGTCGAACAGTTCGTCCTGCTTGCCCAGGTCGAGATCCAGGGTGATGCCGGCCAGACCTTCGGCCCACGGCGCCGCACTGCGAATCGTCTTGGGCCCGATGGTGCCGACGAGCAGCCGCGGTCCGCCGTGCTGGGCGGGTTGCGGCCCGACCGGCAGCACGGACTCGGTGATCTTCTCCCCCGACCAGATTCGCTGCATCACCGCCACCCGTTCGGCCATCTCACGCATGGTCTGGGTCTTGGGGTCCGCCCCCACTGCGCGGTAGTCCTCCTCGCGGCCGCCGACGCCGATGCCCACCGTCAGCCGTCCACCGCAGAGCATGTCGCCGGTGGCCAGCTGCTTGGCCAGCATCACCGGGTCGTGAAGTTGCGGCACCACCACGGTGGTGACCAGCGGCACCCGGTCGGTCCACGCCGACAGCGCACCCAGCAGGGTCAGTGAGTCGGGATTGCTGAACGCGATGCGCTCGCCCCAGCACAACGAGGAGAACGGACCCTCGTCGACGGCCTTGGCCCAGCGCTTCAAGATGTCTGCGTCGAGGTCCGGCTCCATCACCGGCAGCGTCATGCCAATCTGCACGTTCGCGATTCTGGCACGGCGGCGAGTTCGACGTTTTGGCGCGTCCCACTCGAACTTCCCCGCCCGTTCGTCGGTTTCGGCGACAGCGGGGTCAGGCGACGGGGTCCTTGCTGGCCCGCACCGGGCCGGGATTCGGCGGCGGGCTCAGCAGATTGCCGCGCACACTGCCGCGGGTGGTG
Encoded here:
- a CDS encoding LLM class flavin-dependent oxidoreductase, with protein sequence MTLPVMEPDLDADILKRWAKAVDEGPFSSLCWGERIAFSNPDSLTLLGALSAWTDRVPLVTTVVVPQLHDPVMLAKQLATGDMLCGGRLTVGIGVGGREEDYRAVGADPKTQTMREMAERVAVMQRIWSGEKITESVLPVGPQPAQHGGPRLLVGTIGPKTIRSAAPWAEGLAGITLDLDLGKQDELFDVARTAWAQQGKPEPHLATSFWFALGQGDAPRAQVHKHLRHYMNWIPAEYVDAMAPTTGWAGTDEELVATLKGFAAIGTTEVHLIPTSTDIDQLRRVADLVADVG